From Nomascus leucogenys isolate Asia chromosome 15, Asia_NLE_v1, whole genome shotgun sequence, a single genomic window includes:
- the JAM3 gene encoding junctional adhesion molecule C isoform X3, whose protein sequence is MALRRPPRLRLCARLPDFFLLLLFRGCLIGAVNLKSSNRTPVVQEFESVELSCIITDSQTSDPRIEWKKIQDEQTTYVFFDNKIQGDLAGRAEILGKTSLKIWNVTRRDSALYRCEVVARNDRKEIDEIVIELTVQVKPVTPVCRVPKAVPVGKMATLHCQESEGHPRPHYSWYRNDVPLPTDSRANPRFRNSSFHLNSETGTLVFTAVHKDDSGQYYCIASNDAGSARCEEQEMEVYDLNIGGIIGGVLVVLAVLALITLGICCAYRRGYFINNKQDGESYKNPGKPDGVNYIRTDEEGDFRHKSSFVI, encoded by the exons gcTGCCTGATAGGGGCTGTAAATCTCAAATCCAGCAATCGAACCCCAGTGGTACAGGAATTTGAAA GTGTGGAACTGTCTTGCATCATTACGGATTCGCAGACAAGTGACCCCAGGATCGAGTGGAAGAAAATTCAAGATGAACAAACCACATATGTGTTTTTTGACAACAAAATTCAGG GAGACTTGGCAGGTCGTGCAGAAATACTGGGGAAGACATCCCTGAAGATCTGGAATGTGACACGGAGAGACTCAGCCCTTTATCGCTGTGAGGTCGTTGCTCGAAATGACCGCAAGGAAATTGATGAGATTGTGATCGAGTTAACTGTGCAAG TGAAGCCAGTGACCCCTGTCTGTAGAGTGCCGAAGGCTGTACCAGTAGGCAAGATGGCAACACTGCACTGCCAGGAGAGTGAGGGCCACCCCCGGCCTCACTACAGCTGGTATCGCAACGATGTGCCGCTGCCCACGGATTCCAGAGCCAATCCCAGATTTCGCAATTCTTCTTTCCACCTAAACTCTGAAACAGGCACTCTG GTGTTCACTGCTGTTCACAAGGACGACTCTGGGCAGTACTACTGCATTGCTTCCAATGACGCAGGCTCAGCCAGGTGTGAGGAGCAGGAGATGGAAGTCT ATGACCTGAACATTGGCGGAATTATTGGGGGGGTTCTGGTTGTCCTTGCTGTACTGGCCCTGATCACGTTGGGCATCTGCTGTGCATACAGACGTGGCTACTTCATCAACAATAAACAGGATGGAGAAAG TTACAAGAACCCAGGGAAACCAGATGGAGTTAACTACATCCGCACTGACGAGGAG GGCGACTTCAGACACAAGTCGTCGTTTGTGATCTGA
- the JAM3 gene encoding junctional adhesion molecule C isoform X2, which translates to MGKPDLSARFLCRLRYTVSDFTFLSSSGCLIGAVNLKSSNRTPVVQEFESVELSCIITDSQTSDPRIEWKKIQDEQTTYVFFDNKIQGDLAGRAEILGKTSLKIWNVTRRDSALYRCEVVARNDRKEIDEIVIELTVQVKPVTPVCRVPKAVPVGKMATLHCQESEGHPRPHYSWYRNDVPLPTDSRANPRFRNSSFHLNSETGTLVFTAVHKDDSGQYYCIASNDAGSARCEEQEMEVYDLNIGGIIGGVLVVLAVLALITLGICCAYRRGYFINNKQDGESYKNPGKPDGVNYIRTDEEGDFRHKSSFVI; encoded by the exons ATGGGAAAACCTGACCTCAGTGCAAGGTTCCTCTGCCGTCTGAGATACACTGTCtctgattttacttttctttcttcttcaggcTGCCTGATAGGGGCTGTAAATCTCAAATCCAGCAATCGAACCCCAGTGGTACAGGAATTTGAAA GTGTGGAACTGTCTTGCATCATTACGGATTCGCAGACAAGTGACCCCAGGATCGAGTGGAAGAAAATTCAAGATGAACAAACCACATATGTGTTTTTTGACAACAAAATTCAGG GAGACTTGGCAGGTCGTGCAGAAATACTGGGGAAGACATCCCTGAAGATCTGGAATGTGACACGGAGAGACTCAGCCCTTTATCGCTGTGAGGTCGTTGCTCGAAATGACCGCAAGGAAATTGATGAGATTGTGATCGAGTTAACTGTGCAAG TGAAGCCAGTGACCCCTGTCTGTAGAGTGCCGAAGGCTGTACCAGTAGGCAAGATGGCAACACTGCACTGCCAGGAGAGTGAGGGCCACCCCCGGCCTCACTACAGCTGGTATCGCAACGATGTGCCGCTGCCCACGGATTCCAGAGCCAATCCCAGATTTCGCAATTCTTCTTTCCACCTAAACTCTGAAACAGGCACTCTG GTGTTCACTGCTGTTCACAAGGACGACTCTGGGCAGTACTACTGCATTGCTTCCAATGACGCAGGCTCAGCCAGGTGTGAGGAGCAGGAGATGGAAGTCT ATGACCTGAACATTGGCGGAATTATTGGGGGGGTTCTGGTTGTCCTTGCTGTACTGGCCCTGATCACGTTGGGCATCTGCTGTGCATACAGACGTGGCTACTTCATCAACAATAAACAGGATGGAGAAAG TTACAAGAACCCAGGGAAACCAGATGGAGTTAACTACATCCGCACTGACGAGGAG GGCGACTTCAGACACAAGTCGTCGTTTGTGATCTGA